The Pseudoalteromonas translucida KMM 520 genome segment GCTTGAAACAGACAAACAAGGTTATTTACTTGACCATACTTTATGGTCAAAAGAATTAGCGCCCATTATTGCACAGCAAGAAAACATTAATTTAACTGAGCAGCATTGGGAAGTAATTAACTTTGTGCGCAACTTTTACCTTGAATACAACACCAGCCCCGCTATTAGAATGCTGGTAAAAGCGATGGCTAAAGCGCTCGGTGAAGATAAAGGTAATAGCCTATATTTATATAAACTATTTCCTAAAGGCCCGGCAAAACAAGCGACTAAAATTGCCGGCTTACCAAAACCTGCCAGGTGCATATAATGAATAATAAGTCAGCTAATAAGCAAGAGTACACAGCTAAACCCAAACGTAATACTGGCAGAACCTATTCTCGCAGCGCGCTAAAAAGCGTCGCTTCAAAAAGAGAAATAAAACCAGCAATAGCTGCACAAGATATAAAAATAGTCTTATTTAATAAGCCTTTCGACGTTTTATGTCAATTTACTGATGATGCCAACAGAAAAACCCTTGCTGAATTTATTCCTATAAAAGAAGTTTACGCTGCAGGCAGACTCGACAGAGACAGTGAAGGTTTATTACTGCTCACCAATTGCGGTAAATTACAAAACACCCTAACCGCACCGGGTAAAAAAACCAGTAAAACTTATTGGGTTCAGGTCGAAGGTGAGCCAAGCTCAGAGTCAATTGCTGCATTATGTAAAGGCGTAGAATTAAAAGATGGCCTTACATTACCCGCTAAAGTGAGCATCATCAGGGAGCCAACAGTATGGGCGCGTAACCCGCCAGTAAGAGAGCGAAAATTAATACCTACAACTTGGCTCAGCATAACAATAAGTGAAGGGCGTAACCGCCAAGTTAGGCGCATGACAGCTCATATTGGCCACCCTACTTTGCGCTTAATTCGCTATAGTATTGGTAAATATACCCTAGATGGCATTAATAACGGCGAGTATAAAGTGCTTACAGGTATAGAGCATACCTAACTGATGTAAACCAACCTGCAATCGCTAATTTATAAGCCATTATTAACTTTAAATTAGCGTTTAAGCTATTTGCCTGGGCTTAGCGCAATACAATTACGCCCTTGGTTTTTTGCATAGTAAAGAGCATCATCGGCAGCTTGAATAAATGTTAAATGATCATCACACTGATGATGATTAACAGTATTAATTCCCATGCTTACTGATAAATACCCTGTAAAGCTATCTTCATGCACAATTGCCAG includes the following:
- a CDS encoding TusE/DsrC/DsvC family sulfur relay protein, encoding MLEINNQQLETDKQGYLLDHTLWSKELAPIIAQQENINLTEQHWEVINFVRNFYLEYNTSPAIRMLVKAMAKALGEDKGNSLYLYKLFPKGPAKQATKIAGLPKPARCI
- a CDS encoding pseudouridine synthase, which translates into the protein MNNKSANKQEYTAKPKRNTGRTYSRSALKSVASKREIKPAIAAQDIKIVLFNKPFDVLCQFTDDANRKTLAEFIPIKEVYAAGRLDRDSEGLLLLTNCGKLQNTLTAPGKKTSKTYWVQVEGEPSSESIAALCKGVELKDGLTLPAKVSIIREPTVWARNPPVRERKLIPTTWLSITISEGRNRQVRRMTAHIGHPTLRLIRYSIGKYTLDGINNGEYKVLTGIEHT